CGGCGGCCGTGCTGGCCCAGCGGATCCCGCCGACGAGCGGCTCGGTGGAGCCGATCGACGAGCACAGCTGCCGGGTGCGGACCGGGGCGAACACCCTGGACACGGTGCCGTACTACCTGGCCCAGTGGGGGTACGACTTCGTGGTGGAGGAGGCGCCGCCGGGGCTGGTGGAGCGGCTGCGGGAGGTGGCGGAGCGCTTCGCCCGCGCGGTCGGTTAAGGCGCTTCGACGCGGAGGCGATCACTTTCGCCGTCGGTGAGGAACGACGCGAGTTCGCCTCCTTCCTCGGTCACCGCCGAGCGTTCGGGCTTGGTCAACCGCCGCAGCGGCCGCACCACCACCGTCTCGGCTTCCACCGTCCAGGTCGCCGAAACCCGGCCGTCCACCAGCACCACCCGGTCACCCGCGACCGAAACGCCCCGGTGGGCGTCGTCGATGACGCGGGTCCGGTCGTCGTAGCCGAGGATCGCGTTGTCGAACGCCGGCAGGAACCGCACCGGCGCGGGGGTGTCCGCGTCCGGGCGCGGCGCGTCCGGCAGGTCGAGCAGCTCGCGGCCGCGCTCGTCGCGGAAGACCACCAGTTCTTCGCGGACCGCCTGCACCGCCGCCGGCAGCCCGGCCAGGCCGGACCACGCGCGCAGGTCCGCCGTCGCCGCCGGGCCGAACGCGGCCAGGTACCGGCGCACCAGCGCCCGTCCGACCCCGTCGTCCGGGTCGAGCGGATCGGCCTCCCGGCCCAGCCACGACGCCAGCGGCACGTTCCGCACCCCGCCCTTGGTGCGCCACAGCCCCCGGGGAGGGAGCTGCACCACCGGGATCAGCGCGGCGATCAGCATCTCGCCGAGCGGCCGGCGCTCGCACGACGGCCACTTGTCCGCGACCGCCCGGGCCAGCTCGCCCATCGAGCGGGGCTCGCCGTCGGCCAGGACCGCCCGGCCCGCCGCCGCGAGCTCGTCGAGGTCGACCCCCTCGAGCTCGCGGCGGTAGGTGCCGAGGACGCGCTGGCGCAGCATGGCGTCGAAGCGGGCCCGCCACGCCAGGACGTCCTCGGCGGTGAGCAGGTGGACGGTCCGGCGCATCAGGTGCGTCCGCACCACGCGCCGCTCGGTGAGCAGGTCCGACAACGCCGCCGGGTCGAACGCGCGCAGCCGCGACCACAGCCCGGTGAACGGCTCCTGCGGCTCCTGCGCCTGCAGGCCGCCGAGGTGCGCGACGGCGTCGTGCACCGGCAGCTCGGCGCGGTCGAGCAGCAGCTGCCGGGCCAGCGTCGCGCGGTTGAGCGACCGCGCGTCCAGCACCGTCACGTCGCCTTCCGGCCGTCGAGCGTCTCGCGGAGGAGATCGGCGTGCCCGGCGTGCTGAGCGGTCTCGGCGATGATGTGGATGATGGCCCGCCGCGCGCTCCACACCGTCCCCGGCCGGTTCCACGGCGCGTCCGGCAGCGGGTGCGTCGCGGAGAGGTCGACCTTCGCGACGACCTCTTCGGTGCGCTTCGCGACGTCTTCGTAGCGCGCGAGCACGCCCGCCAGGGTCTCGCCGGGCTGCATGGAGAACTCGTTCTGGTGGTCGATCGCCCACCGCGGGTACTCGCGGGCGGTCCCGGCCGCCATGTCCGCCCAGGTCACGCCGTCGGGCAGGTCGAAGCGCATGGCCGACGGGCCGTCGACGGCGAAGCGCTGCCAGTTCTCTTCCATGGACGCGACGTGCTTGACGAGGCCGCCGAGGCACAGCGCGCTGACGGTCGGCCGCGCGCCGGCCTGCTCGTCGGTGAGGCCGTCCGTGGTGGTGATGAGGGCGGCCCGGGTGACCGCCAGCTCGGCGATGAGGTCGTCGCGTTCGGTTTCGTGGGTCATGCGACCAGCGTGTCAGAAGTAGCGGACAGAATGTGTCCGCTACTTGCGGCAAGATCGGGTACATGCCGAAAACTTCCGCTCGCCTGCTCGCCCTGCTCTCGCTCCTGCAGGCGCGCCGCGACTGGCCGGGCGCGCTGCTGGCCGAGCGTCTGGAGGTCAGCGCGCGGACGGTCCGCCGCGACGTCGACCGCCTGCGCGAGCTCGGCTACCCGATCGCGACGGCCAAGGGCCCCGACGGCGGCTACCGGCTCGGCGCGGGCGCGGACCTGCCGCCGCTGCTGTTCGACGACGAGCAGGCGGTCGCGCTGGCGGTGGCGCTGCGGACGGTCACCGGCGGCGGGATCGAGGAAGCGGCGGCGCGGGCGTTGACCACGGTCCGGCAGGTGATGCCGTCCCGGCTGCGCCACCGCGTCGACGCCCTGCACGTCACGGCCGTCTCCCCACCGGGGCCGCCGGTGGATCCGTCGGTGCTGGCGACGCTGAGCGCGGCGGTGCACGCCCGCGAGGTGCTGCGGTTCGACTACCTGGACTCGCCGCGCCGCGCGGAGCCCCACCACCTGGTGACCCGCGGCGGCCGCTGGTACCTGGTGGCGTGGGACCTCGACCGCGCGGACTGGCGCACGTTCCGGGTCGACCGGCTGACCCCCCGGATCCCGACCGGCCCGCGGTTCACCCCCCGGGAGGTACCCGGCGGAGACGTGGCGGCGTTCGTGGCGGACCGGTTCTCGGGCAAGGACGAGTGCCGCGGCGAAGTGATCCTGGACCTGCCGGCGAGCGTCGTGTCGACGTACGCGGGCGACGGCGTGGTGGAGGAGCTGGGGCCGTCCCGCTGCCGCCTGGTGCTGGGGGCGTGGTCGTGGGTGGGCCTGGCGGCATCGATCGGCCGGTTCGACGCGGAGATCGAGGTCGTCGGACCGGCGGAGCTGCGGGACGCCTTCGCCCGGCTGGCCCGCCGCTATGCTGCCGCGGCCGGAGGGTGAAATCCGCGGACCGCCGGCCGGCTCGGGGATCCGTCTCCGGACACCGCAGGTTAGCGCCCGCTTACAATGGTGGCGACCGGAGCCGGCCATCCCGGGCGGTGCGGTCTGGGAGGATCACCGGATGACGATGTCGCTGTCGGCCGAACTGTGGCCGGATGTGCAGCCCGAGACCGCTCGCCGGTTGATGCTGGCCGGCGTCGAGGCCTTCGCCAAGCGGGGTTACCACGCCACCACCACCCGGGACATCGCCGGGGCCGCCGGGATGAGCCCGGCCGCGCTCTACGTGCACTTCCCGTCCAAGGCCGCGCTGCTGTTCGCCATCAGCCGGTACGGCCACGAGCAGACGCTGGCCCTGGTCGAGAACGTCGTCGCGAAGGAGTCCGATCCCGTCGAACGGATCCGGCTGATCGTCGAGGACTTCGTCGCCTGGCACGCGCGCCGCCACACCGTCGCCCGGGTCGTGCAGTACGAACTGCAGGCCCTGCCCGAGAAGGAATTCGAAGTGGTCGCCGAGCTCCGGCGCCGCATCGAGCGAATCGTGCGCGACGTGATCACCGCGGGCGCCGAGAGCGGCGTCTTCACCGTCTCCGACGCGCACATCTCGGCCCGCGCGGTGCTGTCGCTGGGCGTCGACGTGGCCCGCTGGTACACGGAGCGCGCCCGCCAGACGCCGACCGCGCTCGGCAAGGAGTACGGCGGTCTCGTGCTCCGGATGCTGGGCGCTTCCCAGCCTGGGACGCCGGTCACAGACTGAGCGGTCGCTTTGACGGCGGATGTTCAGTGGGTGGTATCCAGGTTGCGAATCCGGCCGAGTACTGCCCCTAGGAACCCCGCAGTCGTACTTTCGGGCAACCCCGCGGTCTGCCGGCCCCCAGGAGCAACGTGATTCGGTTTCCGGCGTCTTCGGAGACAAAGCTTCAACAAAGCTGCGAGAGGGCGCCGCGATGGAATTCACCGCGAAGAAGACAATCAAAATGGTCATGGTTGCCGGGGCATTCGCCACCACCGCTCTGCTTTCCGCGTGCAGCGGGAACAATGTCTCTGGCACCGGTTCTCCGGCGAAAAACGAGGCGGCGGCGGCCGTGGAGCAGGTGCCGGAAGGCGGCGGCCAGGGGGCGGCCACCGGAGGTTCCGGCACCGCGCCGAACGGCGACGTCAACTGCAGCCAGTACGGCGGCCAGGTCGGCGCACCGGGACGGCCGAAGATGGACCTGATCGCGGTGGCCGCCACCGACGGCACCACGCCGGGCTGCACCGAGGCGTTCACCGTGATCACCGAGTACTACCGGAAGCTGCCGCAAGCCGAAGGCCCGGGCGAGCGGGTCCTCGACGTCGAGGGGAAGTGGACCTGCGCCCGTCAGGCGGGGTCCGCGGGCAGCCAGGGGGCGGTGGTCTGTGGCGTGCCCAACAGCTCACTGCAGCTGGAGACCAGGCCCTCGACCGGCGCCGGCAAGACGCCTGTCCGGCAGGTCCGCCTGTTCCCGAACACCACCCAGGCGGTGCAGTTCACCGGGTACGACGCCGGGGTGCGGATGGTCCGCTTCCAGCTGGTCACCCGCCAGGACGGCGGTCCGGACAACAGCCACTACGTGCCGCTCGACGGCAAGACCTACCGGCTTCCGCTGCAGGAGGGCGGCAAGGTGCTCAGCGCGGCCACCCTGTGCCCCGGCGAATCGGTCACCATCGACGACCAGGGCTACGGCAACGGGCCGTGCGCCCAGGATCGGCTGCTCCAGAAGCTGAAGGACGGCACCTCGACGCTCGCGCAGATCAGCGTGAACGGTGACGACCGGATCGCCACGGTCAAGGAGATCTACACCCCCTGATTCCGGGGAAATCGAAAACCGGCAGCCGGGAATCTGCCGGTTTCGGGGCGGCGGAAGTGGGGCTGGGGCGTCGATGGTGATCACGCTCCACTCGAACCGGTTTCCGTTGCCGCGGGGTTGTGCTCGAAGCGGGCGATCTCGCGGAGGGACTCGACCGCCTGGCGGAGAGACGCTTCCCACAGCACCTCGCCGTAGGCCGGGGTCGCTTGTGTGGGGTCTCCGACGACGCCCGGGGTGCCGAAGTCGTTCGAGAGCCAACCGAAGCTCACGGGGCGCCCGTTGAAGCCGATGTGCTCGAAGGCCGCGAGGTGTTCGGGTACCCAGCGCTCGGCCCGCGAGAGGTCCACGAGGTCGGGGCGCAGGTGCAGGACGAGGGAGGTCTCCGCGGCGCCGCCGTGGATGCCGAGCTCCCGCTCGTCGAGTCCTTCGCCCGCGGGTGGGGCCGCGCGGACGAGCGAAGGCATGAGGAAGGTCTTGAGCCCGAAGCGTTTGCGGATTTCCCGCAGCGCCACCTGCAGGAGCGCGACGTTGCCGCCGTGCCCGTTGAGGAACACGAGCGTCCCGGCTCCCATGAGCGCTACGGCCCGCCCGATTTCGACGACGGTGCGGAGCAGGGTCCCGGCGTCGAGCCAGACCGTGCCGGGCGCCCAGCTGTGCTCGTCGGATTTCGTGTAGGTGAGGGTGGGGAGCTGCCAGACGTCGAGACCCTCGGCGGCGGCGCGTTCGGCGGCGGCGCCGGCCACCGCTTCCGCGATCAGGGCGTCGGTGCTGAGCGGCAGGTGCGGCCCGTGGTGCTCGAGCGCACCCGTGGGGAGGACGACGATCGATTCCCGGCCGATCCGGTCCGCGAGGGACGGGCCCGCGAGTTCGGCGATCGCGCGGTTCATATCTTGGCCTGCGCGGGCAGTGTCACGGCGAGCTCGGGCACGCCCAGGTGGCCGGGGTTGAGCAGCCCGTCCGGGTCGGTGCGTTCTTTGAGCGCGAGGAGCTCTTCGACTCCGTGGTCGACGTAGAACTGGTGCGGGCTGTGGACGCGCACGCCGAGTTCGACGAGCTTCGCGTATCCCGCGTAGACGTCCGCCGCGCCGGTGTATTCCGCGACGAGCATCCCGATGGGGAAGTGATGCGCGGCTTCGATGTGCAGGATGCCGCCGGGGTACACGGCCTCGACCTCGTGGATGCGGTCGATCAGCGCCTCGCCGCCGACCTCGACGTGGAAGTAGTCCTTGCCGGGACTGTTCTTCTTCAGCCACCAGATGGGGTGGTTGTAGGAGAGCATCGAAACCTTGATCGTCTGCTGGACCCCTTCGCGAACGTCTTCGACCGAGCCGCCGGCCGCGGAGATGAGCGACGACGCCGCGTCGAGCGCCACCGCGTCGATGATCGCGCGCAGGCTCGCGCGCCCGGCGGGGATCGCCGGGTCCGCGGGGAGCCGTTCCGCCACGGCGGCCCGGTCCGCGCTCACCAGCCGTGGCAGTGGCTCGATCGCCCGGAGCGTCCGTACCGCGCCGAGCGCCTCCTCGAAGGTGGGGAAGCTCGCGTAGACGGCACGCCAGTCCTGGGCCGGTTCGAGCCGGACCGTCGCGCGGGCGATCACCCCCGCGGTGCCGTAGGTGTGCACGAAGGTCCGCGCGTCGTCGCCCTCGACGTGGACGAGGGCCGGCTCGGTACCCGGGAGGGCGACGTCGAGCGCGACGACGAAGCCTTCCCAGTTCGTGCCGTGCGCGATCGACCCCGTGCCGCCCGAGCCCCCGGAGAGGAAGCCGCCCAGGGTGGACTGCGCGGTCGACGGATACATCCAGACTTGCTGGCCGCTCGCGTCGGCCGCTCGTTCCAGGAAGGCCAGCGAGGCACCGGCTTCGGCCGTGATGACGCCGTCGCCCACTTCGACGACGGCGCGGGCGCGCGTCGTGTCGAGGATCAGGCCGCCGTGCAGCGGGATGCCCTGCCCGTAGTTGCCCGTGCCTTTGCCGCGGGCCGTGACGGGGACGCGGTGGCGGGTCGCGGCGGCCACGACCACCGCGATCTGCTCCGCGTCCGCCGGATAGGCCACGAGGTCGGCGAGGCCGAGCGGGAGCTGCTCGGAAAGGATGGGGCTCATCGTGGCCTCGTCGACCGAGGCGCGCTCGCGGGTCTTGAGGTCGGCGCTCACGCCGCGCTCGCCGAGCAGCTCGACGAGTTCGGCGCGCAGCGCCTCGATGCTCTCGGTGCTGGTCATGACGCTCCTGTTCACCAGCCGAGGCCGATTTTCGGGTCGAGGAACTGGTTCGTGACGAGGTCGCCGGCGACGAGGCCGCTCTTGACGTGGCCGCCCGACTTCGAAAAGACCGGGGCCGCGATCTTGACGAGCTCGGAGACGCGCTGGTCGTCCATCGCGCCGACGTGCCCGTGGCCGGCGTCGGTCGCGATCTTGAGGTCCTTCATCTGCGCGACGGCGGCCTTGCCCACCGCGGCGTCGTAGGTCCAGCCGTTGTTGTAGGCCTGCACGAGCTTGACGATGAGGTCGTTCGTCGCCGCCGGGTTCTCGAGGAAGTCGACGTCGGCCTGCTGCATGACCGGCACGAGCTTCTTGAGGCACGGCGAGAGCGAGGCCAGTTCGCCGGTGCGGACGGACATCGTCTGCGGGTACGGGGACCAGCCGGTGTCCGCGACGAGCTGGAACTTGAGCGGCTTGCCCCACGCGGCGATTTCGTTCTGGTAGACGTACGGTTCGGCGGTCGCGAAGCCCTGCTGCGCGTCCTTGCCCTTGGCGGTCACGAACTTCGCCGGGGCGCCGTCGTAGCTCCCGTCGAGGATGCCGGCGGGCAGGTAACCCGCGTCGGTGAGATAGGCCATGTAGGCGGCGCCGTTGAAGTACCGGACGACGCCGCCGCTCGCCTGGAGCTTGGTGCCGAGGTCCTTGATCGTGGTGACGTCCGGGTAGGTCTTCGGGTCCCACATGATCATCATCGGCGACTTGTCGTTCTGGGCGAACACGGCCGTGGTCGGCATGTCCCCGGAGAACTGGACGGCCTCGTCGGTGGAGACGTAGCCGAGGGTGATCGACTTGTCCTGGTTCATCTGGGCCGAGACCTTCGAGAAGCCGATCGCCGGCCCGCCGGCGCGGACCTGGAGCTTGACGCCGGTCGGCCTGCCGTTGGCGTAGAGGTCGCTCGTCACGGACTTCTGACTGGCATCGATCGAGGGGTTGGGGCCGAGCAGCTGGTAAAGGTGCCCGTGGTCGGCCTCGGGATTCCAGTCGGTCTGGACGACGACCGTCGACGGGCACACGCCGGCGAGGTCGACGGCGGGTCCGGTCGGGACGGGCGCCGGGGGCGCCGCGCCGGCGTCGGCCGATCCGCTCGCACCGCAGGCGGTGAGGGCGGCGGCGAGCGTGACGACGGACAGGATGACGGCGGCGGTGCGGGGTCGGGTACGCATGGAACTCCGTTTCGGGGGAGGGGAACTCACGTGAAGTCGAACCAGCGGCCGACCGCGAGCCGGCCGATGAGCCCGAAGGCGAGGAAGACGGCGATGCCGTAGAGCGAGGCGATGATGATCGTCGCGTACAGCTCGGGACCCATCAGCCGGGACGCCGTGACCTGGATGAGGACGCCGAGGCCGGGATCGCCGCGCTGGAAGAACTGGTCTCCCACGATCGCGCCGATCACCGACAGGCCCGCGGAGGTGCGGAGGCCGACGAAGATCGAGGGGAGCGCGGCCGGGATCTGCAGCTTGAGGAGCCGGGTCAGCCGGTCGGCGCCCTGGAGTGCGAAGAGCTCGCGTTGCGCACGGTCGGTGGAATGCAGGCCGAAGAGGGTGTTCGAGACCATGGGGAACAGCGCGATCATGACGGTGACGATCACGCGCGACAGGAAGGCGTAGCCGAACAGCGCCCCGATGAGCGGCACGAGCGCGAGGATCGGCACGCACTGAAGCACGACGGCGTACGGATACAGCGCCTTCTCGAGACCCTTGGCCTGGGCCATGACGGTGGCCCACAGGACCCCGAGGACGATGGCCGCGGCGAGACCGACGAGCGAGACGACCGTCGTGCGGCCGAGTGCGGCCCACAGCTCCGCGTCGAACCCGGTCGGGGCGCCGTCGGGGCGGGTGTCGTCGATGATCGCCGTCAGCACGAGGTGCGGGTACGGCACGAGGTAGGGCGACTCGACGACCTGGTCGTAATACGCCGCCGCCGCGTACCACAGCCCGACGAAGACGCCGAAGGCCACGACGGGCTGCCACCACGACGCCGGTTTCCGCCGGGGCGCCCACGCGGCGGTGGTCCGCCGGGCCGCGGTTTCCTGGAGCGTGGGCATCAGCTGTGCCCCTTCCTGAGCGCGTGCGAGACGTCGCCGACGAGCTCGGCGAACTCCGGGGTGAAGCGGATGTCCGGATCCCGCGGCATCGGGAACGGCACGTCGAACCGCGCGACGATGGAGCCCGGCCGGCCGGACATGACGACGACCTCGGTCGAGAGGTAGACGGCCTCGGAAACCGAGTGCGTGACGAACAGCCCCGCGAACCGCTGCTCGACGAACAACCGCAGCAGCTCGTCGTTGAGGCGTTCGCGCGTGATCTCGTCGAGCGCCCCGAACGGCTCGTCGAACAGGAAGAGCTCGGGGTCGAGCGTGAGCGACCGCGCGAGGGAGACGCGCATCTTCATGCCTCCCGAGAGCTGCTTCGGAAGGTGCTTCTCGAATCCGTCGAGGCCGACGAGGCCGATCGCGGCGGCCGCCTTCGCGGTCCGGTCCACTTTGGACGCCCGGTTGAGCTCGGCGAGGAGTTCGACGTTGCCCTGGACCGACCGCCACGGAAGGAGCGTCGCGTCCTGGAAGACGTAGCCGATGCGGCTCGTGCTCACGTCGGCCGCTCCGCCCGACGCCGATTCGAGGCCCGACGCGATGCGCAGCAGCGTCGACTTGCCGCAGCCGCTCGGGCCCACGATCGAGACGAATTCGCCGCGGTCCACGGTCAGGTCGACGCCGTCGAGGGCCGCCGTGCCGTCGGGGAAGACGAGGTCGACGTCGCGGAAGTCCAGCAGGGTCGAGCGAATGGCCGGCTCGGCCGCGGTCGTGGTGGACATGCGATTCCCTTCAGGAAGCGGGGACGAACACCGGCAGTGCCGGGAGTTCGCACTGTGTCTCGGTGATCGCGACGACGCGGCCGCGGTGGACGACGATGCGGTCGGCGGACGCGGTGGCGATCGCGTCGACGAGGTTCACCGCCCGGATGGCGAGGAAGTCGGCTTGGGCGCCGACGACCGGACCCGCGGGTGGCAGCCCCATGACGGATCTTGCCCCGGTGCTCACGAGCCCGTAGGCGTCCTCCGGTGGGAGATGGCCCGCCGTGACGAGAAGCGACGCGGTTTCGAGTGCGTCGCCGCGGCCCACCGGGTTGAACGGATCGCGCACGTTGTCCGCCCCGGCGCCGAGGCGGACGCCCGCGTCGAGAAGTTCGCGCAGCGGCGCGAGACCGCGCGGCGTCGAGACGGGGTGCTCCCATCCCTGGAGGTAGAGATTCGTGATGGGCAGCGTGACGATGCCGACGTCCGCGGCCTTGACGTCCGCGATGATCGCGTCCCGCCGTGCGGCTTCGAGCGTGCCGAGCCGCACGCAGTGGCCGGCGGTGCGCGGGCGGCCGGCCGGCCAGTCGCGCACCGCGCGGGCATAGGTGTCGAGGGTGACGGGGCCGGAAAGGGTCTCGTCGGCGTGGAGGTCGGCGCCGATCTCGCGCCGCTGTGCGAGCGCGAGCAGCCGCGCGAGGTCCGCCGCGGGATCGGGAGCGAGGTGCGGAGCGCCGCCGACCAGGTCGACGCCGACGTCCAGGACCGCTTCCACGTGCTGATCGGGGCAGTCCGGCGGGGCGAGCGCCACGAGCTCGATGTCCATGAGGCCCTCGAGTTCCGCCCGGACCTGCACGAGGGCACGTGCTCCGCGCGTCACGTCTTCGAGGCCCGCGCCGCTGTCGCCGAGGACGTCGACGTGGGACCGGATCGCCGTGGTGCCCGCGGCGAGCATCGCGAGGGCCTGCGCCCGGGCGCGCTCGACGATCGACTCGACGCTCATCGCCGACGCGTGCGACCGCCACGCGTCGATCGCGGAGCCGAGGTCACCGAGCTTCGGGTTGACGGCGTCGAAACTCCGGGCCTTGTCGAGGTGCGCGTGGGGCTCGGCCGGGGCGGGAAGCAGCAGCCGGCCACGCAGGTCGAGGGTCGGCCCGAGGGGCTCGGTCGTGCCCGCGGCGGCGATCCCGGTGACCACGCCCGAGGCGATCGAGAGGTCCACGACGCGCCCGTCGGGCAGCTTCGCGTTGCGCACCCCGGCGATCGGGCGGGGTAGCGAGTCGGCCATGGGGTCTCCGGTGTCGGGGTGGTGCGGAACCGCGGGGATGGTGTAAATGTTGATCGCATCAACATTGGCCGACGGTACGGAGCCGAGATTTCCGATGTGTAAAACCCCGTGTTCTTTGTGTTGCCCCTGCGGCCCGGCGGGGCGGCGGCGGTCACCGTGAAGGAAGCCGAGCACGCGTCTTCACGGGTCGTCGACGAGCAGGCCGAGCGGGTCGGGACGCGCATCCGCGAGCTGCGCCGGTCTCGTGGTCTCACGCTCGTCCAGCTGGCCGGGCGCACGGACCTTTCGCACCCGTTCCTCAGCCAGCTGGAGCGGGGACACGCCCGGCCGAGCATGGTTTCGCTCGACCGCATCGCGAAGGCGCTCGGCACGACCCAGGTCGAGCTCATCGCGGCCGGTGCCCCGGGCCTGCCGGACGCCGAGGCCGGGCGAGCCGACGTGCTGCGCGCCGGCGAGGGCGCCCGCAACCAGTTCCCCCACGGCGAGGTCAGGCTGCTCACGCGCGGCAGGCGGGCGTTCGATCCGATCGAGTGGACCGGGACCAGCTCCGAGTTCGGGGACTACTTCCGCCACCCCGAGGACGAGTTCGTCCACGTCGTGGGCGGGGCGCTCCTGCTGGACCTCGAAAAGGACGGGACCGTCCGGCTCGACGTGGGGGACTCCGTCTACTACCCGGGTGGCACGGCCCACCGCTGGTGCTCGCCCGACGGATCGCGGTTCCACCTCGTCGTGGTGAAACAGAAGCCGCTGGAGAACGCATGACCGTGCACGCCCGGCGGCCGGCTCGTCCTCGAGCTGTGAAAGGGTATTCATGCTGACGATCCGGGGCGCCGATCGCATTCTCGTCAGTTCATCCACAGAGGACAGTGGCGATCTCACGCTCGACGACGGTTCCCCGCTCGAGACGGCGCTCGACGCTTCCGGATGCGTGGTGACGCCGGGACTCGTGAACGCCCA
The window above is part of the Amycolatopsis camponoti genome. Proteins encoded here:
- a CDS encoding winged helix DNA-binding domain-containing protein, which produces MTVLDARSLNRATLARQLLLDRAELPVHDAVAHLGGLQAQEPQEPFTGLWSRLRAFDPAALSDLLTERRVVRTHLMRRTVHLLTAEDVLAWRARFDAMLRQRVLGTYRRELEGVDLDELAAAGRAVLADGEPRSMGELARAVADKWPSCERRPLGEMLIAALIPVVQLPPRGLWRTKGGVRNVPLASWLGREADPLDPDDGVGRALVRRYLAAFGPAATADLRAWSGLAGLPAAVQAVREELVVFRDERGRELLDLPDAPRPDADTPAPVRFLPAFDNAILGYDDRTRVIDDAHRGVSVAGDRVVLVDGRVSATWTVEAETVVVRPLRRLTKPERSAVTEEGGELASFLTDGESDRLRVEAP
- a CDS encoding DinB family protein produces the protein MTHETERDDLIAELAVTRAALITTTDGLTDEQAGARPTVSALCLGGLVKHVASMEENWQRFAVDGPSAMRFDLPDGVTWADMAAGTAREYPRWAIDHQNEFSMQPGETLAGVLARYEDVAKRTEEVVAKVDLSATHPLPDAPWNRPGTVWSARRAIIHIIAETAQHAGHADLLRETLDGRKAT
- a CDS encoding helix-turn-helix transcriptional regulator, with the protein product MPKTSARLLALLSLLQARRDWPGALLAERLEVSARTVRRDVDRLRELGYPIATAKGPDGGYRLGAGADLPPLLFDDEQAVALAVALRTVTGGGIEEAAARALTTVRQVMPSRLRHRVDALHVTAVSPPGPPVDPSVLATLSAAVHAREVLRFDYLDSPRRAEPHHLVTRGGRWYLVAWDLDRADWRTFRVDRLTPRIPTGPRFTPREVPGGDVAAFVADRFSGKDECRGEVILDLPASVVSTYAGDGVVEELGPSRCRLVLGAWSWVGLAASIGRFDAEIEVVGPAELRDAFARLARRYAAAAGG
- a CDS encoding TetR/AcrR family transcriptional regulator, producing MTMSLSAELWPDVQPETARRLMLAGVEAFAKRGYHATTTRDIAGAAGMSPAALYVHFPSKAALLFAISRYGHEQTLALVENVVAKESDPVERIRLIVEDFVAWHARRHTVARVVQYELQALPEKEFEVVAELRRRIERIVRDVITAGAESGVFTVSDAHISARAVLSLGVDVARWYTERARQTPTALGKEYGGLVLRMLGASQPGTPVTD
- a CDS encoding creatininase family protein gives rise to the protein MNRAIAELAGPSLADRIGRESIVVLPTGALEHHGPHLPLSTDALIAEAVAGAAAERAAAEGLDVWQLPTLTYTKSDEHSWAPGTVWLDAGTLLRTVVEIGRAVALMGAGTLVFLNGHGGNVALLQVALREIRKRFGLKTFLMPSLVRAAPPAGEGLDERELGIHGGAAETSLVLHLRPDLVDLSRAERWVPEHLAAFEHIGFNGRPVSFGWLSNDFGTPGVVGDPTQATPAYGEVLWEASLRQAVESLREIARFEHNPAATETGSSGA
- a CDS encoding FAD-binding oxidoreductase: MTSTESIEALRAELVELLGERGVSADLKTRERASVDEATMSPILSEQLPLGLADLVAYPADAEQIAVVVAAATRHRVPVTARGKGTGNYGQGIPLHGGLILDTTRARAVVEVGDGVITAEAGASLAFLERAADASGQQVWMYPSTAQSTLGGFLSGGSGGTGSIAHGTNWEGFVVALDVALPGTEPALVHVEGDDARTFVHTYGTAGVIARATVRLEPAQDWRAVYASFPTFEEALGAVRTLRAIEPLPRLVSADRAAVAERLPADPAIPAGRASLRAIIDAVALDAASSLISAAGGSVEDVREGVQQTIKVSMLSYNHPIWWLKKNSPGKDYFHVEVGGEALIDRIHEVEAVYPGGILHIEAAHHFPIGMLVAEYTGAADVYAGYAKLVELGVRVHSPHQFYVDHGVEELLALKERTDPDGLLNPGHLGVPELAVTLPAQAKI
- a CDS encoding ABC transporter substrate-binding protein, producing MRTRPRTAAVILSVVTLAAALTACGASGSADAGAAPPAPVPTGPAVDLAGVCPSTVVVQTDWNPEADHGHLYQLLGPNPSIDASQKSVTSDLYANGRPTGVKLQVRAGGPAIGFSKVSAQMNQDKSITLGYVSTDEAVQFSGDMPTTAVFAQNDKSPMMIMWDPKTYPDVTTIKDLGTKLQASGGVVRYFNGAAYMAYLTDAGYLPAGILDGSYDGAPAKFVTAKGKDAQQGFATAEPYVYQNEIAAWGKPLKFQLVADTGWSPYPQTMSVRTGELASLSPCLKKLVPVMQQADVDFLENPAATNDLIVKLVQAYNNGWTYDAAVGKAAVAQMKDLKIATDAGHGHVGAMDDQRVSELVKIAAPVFSKSGGHVKSGLVAGDLVTNQFLDPKIGLGW
- a CDS encoding ABC transporter permease, producing MPTLQETAARRTTAAWAPRRKPASWWQPVVAFGVFVGLWYAAAAYYDQVVESPYLVPYPHLVLTAIIDDTRPDGAPTGFDAELWAALGRTTVVSLVGLAAAIVLGVLWATVMAQAKGLEKALYPYAVVLQCVPILALVPLIGALFGYAFLSRVIVTVMIALFPMVSNTLFGLHSTDRAQRELFALQGADRLTRLLKLQIPAALPSIFVGLRTSAGLSVIGAIVGDQFFQRGDPGLGVLIQVTASRLMGPELYATIIIASLYGIAVFLAFGLIGRLAVGRWFDFT
- a CDS encoding ABC transporter ATP-binding protein, whose translation is MSTTTAAEPAIRSTLLDFRDVDLVFPDGTAALDGVDLTVDRGEFVSIVGPSGCGKSTLLRIASGLESASGGAADVSTSRIGYVFQDATLLPWRSVQGNVELLAELNRASKVDRTAKAAAAIGLVGLDGFEKHLPKQLSGGMKMRVSLARSLTLDPELFLFDEPFGALDEITRERLNDELLRLFVEQRFAGLFVTHSVSEAVYLSTEVVVMSGRPGSIVARFDVPFPMPRDPDIRFTPEFAELVGDVSHALRKGHS
- a CDS encoding amidohydrolase family protein, whose translation is MADSLPRPIAGVRNAKLPDGRVVDLSIASGVVTGIAAAGTTEPLGPTLDLRGRLLLPAPAEPHAHLDKARSFDAVNPKLGDLGSAIDAWRSHASAMSVESIVERARAQALAMLAAGTTAIRSHVDVLGDSGAGLEDVTRGARALVQVRAELEGLMDIELVALAPPDCPDQHVEAVLDVGVDLVGGAPHLAPDPAADLARLLALAQRREIGADLHADETLSGPVTLDTYARAVRDWPAGRPRTAGHCVRLGTLEAARRDAIIADVKAADVGIVTLPITNLYLQGWEHPVSTPRGLAPLRELLDAGVRLGAGADNVRDPFNPVGRGDALETASLLVTAGHLPPEDAYGLVSTGARSVMGLPPAGPVVGAQADFLAIRAVNLVDAIATASADRIVVHRGRVVAITETQCELPALPVFVPAS
- a CDS encoding helix-turn-helix domain-containing protein, with amino-acid sequence MFFVLPLRPGGAAAVTVKEAEHASSRVVDEQAERVGTRIRELRRSRGLTLVQLAGRTDLSHPFLSQLERGHARPSMVSLDRIAKALGTTQVELIAAGAPGLPDAEAGRADVLRAGEGARNQFPHGEVRLLTRGRRAFDPIEWTGTSSEFGDYFRHPEDEFVHVVGGALLLDLEKDGTVRLDVGDSVYYPGGTAHRWCSPDGSRFHLVVVKQKPLENA